In one Coccinella septempunctata chromosome 6, icCocSept1.1, whole genome shotgun sequence genomic region, the following are encoded:
- the LOC123315514 gene encoding uncharacterized protein LOC123315514 isoform X2 — translation MSQSVRAASSKAKRSTKERDKRKSHTVNQDSHNLNIIERTLPIKDTHSKRYAGLSIESIKVAAEHITFPDLLSEESCEILAEDLNYKLRYIIHQAANRAFISNRSGINRTDIEETFQDLQIEKIYGAPSDPLWIPLADQNCLFLDDPKVNLIEVAEEELAYSQPFRPVVHKKWLPESKEPNNSLKNYFNVICEAVVSNDIEVRKMALQNISVNPNIGPIINWLYKFGYVLLSKDVTYNSLTFYALDLIETLEMSPLGNTEADENQLKLLVRLILQRLLKSYTNPDVLKPMCWVLAILCRRYPLKEYVLAKLKQKLPELSFQYNLSFLMIVNALGIEAIIEIFLKNFDIFFIRFSIEEDKKMNGYDATSPNYKELSFDWQLYGYPIMEMYYILVKNNIYESKFNKFPELANFSVLLSKPQQSEPEENRMIDFINMKKQLIKTRRKIEIQNNRRFLPYESVFEVPIYRTRMKQKMENHYKTNYHIGWKKQSHVVIGKTSLLLPVMKNNNSFISRCYDHSLSSYNL, via the exons ATGTCCCAATCAGTGAGAGCAGCTTCTTCAAAAGCAAAGAGAAGTACTAAGGAAAGGGATAAACGCAAATCCCATACAGTAAATCAAGATAGTCATAATCTAAACATAATTGAAAGAACTTTGCCTATAAAa GATACTCATTCTAAAAGGTATGCTGGACTGTCCATTGAAAGTATAAAAGTAGCTGCTGAACATATTACATTTCCTGACTTACTTTCAGAAGAATCATGTGAAATATTAGCAGAAGATTTGAACTATAAGTTGAGGTATATAATTCAT CAAGCAGCTAATAGAGCATTTATATCAAATAGAAGTGGTATAAATAGGACAGATATCGAGGAAACATTTCAAGACTtacaaatagaaaaaatttatgGCGCTCCATCTGACCCATTATGGATTCCACTTGCTGATCAAAATTGTCTTTTCTTAGAT GATCCTAAAGTGAATCTTATAGAAGTGGCAGAGGAAGAATTAGCATATTCTCAACCCTTCAGACCAGTGGTACATAAAAAATGGCTACCAGAAAGTAAAGAACCAAATAACTCcctcaaaaattatttcaatgttaTATGTGAAGCTGTTGTTAGCAATGACATTGAGGTGAGAAAAATGGCCCTTCAAAATATTAGCGTCAATCCTAATATTGGTCCTATTATAAATTGGCTTTATAAATTTGGATACGTTCTCCTATCAAAGGATGTTACATATAATTCTTTAACATTTTACGCATTGGATTTAATCGAAACTTTGGAAATGAGTCCATTAGGAAACACAGAAGCTGATGAAAACCAG CTGAAATTACTTGTAAGACTTATTTTACAACGGTTATTGAAGTCCTATACGAATCCAGATGTACTAAAACCAATGTGTTGGGTACTAGCTATTTTATGTAGAAGATATCCGCTCAAAGAGTATGTTTTggcaaaattgaaacaaaaacttcCAGAACTCTCTTTTCAATATAACTTATCATTTTTAATGATTGTCAATGCCCTGGGAATCGAAGctattattgagatttttctgaaaaatttcgaCATTTTCTTTATTAGATTCAGTATTGAAGAGGACAAAAAGATGAATGGCTATGATGCAACTTCACCCAATTACAAAGAACTTTCTTTTGATTGGCAGCTTTATGGATACCCCATAATG GAGATGTATTATATTCTTGTAAAGAATAATATCTATGAAAGCAAATTCAATAAGTTCCCAGAACTCGCAAATTTCAGTGTTCTTCTCAGCAAGCCACAACAGTCTGAACCAG aagagAACAGAATGATCGATTTCATAAACATGAAAAAGCAGTTGATAAAAACTAGAAGGAAAATTGAGATTCAAAATAATCGTAGATTCCTTCCTTATGAGAGTGTTTTTGAAGTGCCAATTTATAGGACACGAATGAAACAAAAGATGGAAAATCATTACAAAACTAACTACCATATAGGTTGGAAAAAGCAGTCTCATGTTGTTATAGGaaaaacatctcttttattacctgtgatgaaaaataacaattcattcatttcaagaTGTTATGATCACTCTTTGTCTTCATACAATTTATAA
- the LOC123315514 gene encoding uncharacterized protein LOC123315514 isoform X1 produces the protein MSQSVRAASSKAKRSTKERDKRKSHTVNQDSHNLNIIERTLPIKDTHSKRYAGLSIESIKVAAEHITFPDLLSEESCEILAEDLNYKLRYIIHQAANRAFISNRSGINRTDIEETFQDLQIEKIYGAPSDPLWIPLADQNCLFLDVILNWYFKLKYPNCNDPKVNLIEVAEEELAYSQPFRPVVHKKWLPESKEPNNSLKNYFNVICEAVVSNDIEVRKMALQNISVNPNIGPIINWLYKFGYVLLSKDVTYNSLTFYALDLIETLEMSPLGNTEADENQLKLLVRLILQRLLKSYTNPDVLKPMCWVLAILCRRYPLKEYVLAKLKQKLPELSFQYNLSFLMIVNALGIEAIIEIFLKNFDIFFIRFSIEEDKKMNGYDATSPNYKELSFDWQLYGYPIMEMYYILVKNNIYESKFNKFPELANFSVLLSKPQQSEPEENRMIDFINMKKQLIKTRRKIEIQNNRRFLPYESVFEVPIYRTRMKQKMENHYKTNYHIGWKKQSHVVIGKTSLLLPVMKNNNSFISRCYDHSLSSYNL, from the exons ATGTCCCAATCAGTGAGAGCAGCTTCTTCAAAAGCAAAGAGAAGTACTAAGGAAAGGGATAAACGCAAATCCCATACAGTAAATCAAGATAGTCATAATCTAAACATAATTGAAAGAACTTTGCCTATAAAa GATACTCATTCTAAAAGGTATGCTGGACTGTCCATTGAAAGTATAAAAGTAGCTGCTGAACATATTACATTTCCTGACTTACTTTCAGAAGAATCATGTGAAATATTAGCAGAAGATTTGAACTATAAGTTGAGGTATATAATTCAT CAAGCAGCTAATAGAGCATTTATATCAAATAGAAGTGGTATAAATAGGACAGATATCGAGGAAACATTTCAAGACTtacaaatagaaaaaatttatgGCGCTCCATCTGACCCATTATGGATTCCACTTGCTGATCAAAATTGTCTTTTCTTAGATGTAATATTAAATTGGTACTTTAAATTGAAGTATCCCAATTGTAAT GATCCTAAAGTGAATCTTATAGAAGTGGCAGAGGAAGAATTAGCATATTCTCAACCCTTCAGACCAGTGGTACATAAAAAATGGCTACCAGAAAGTAAAGAACCAAATAACTCcctcaaaaattatttcaatgttaTATGTGAAGCTGTTGTTAGCAATGACATTGAGGTGAGAAAAATGGCCCTTCAAAATATTAGCGTCAATCCTAATATTGGTCCTATTATAAATTGGCTTTATAAATTTGGATACGTTCTCCTATCAAAGGATGTTACATATAATTCTTTAACATTTTACGCATTGGATTTAATCGAAACTTTGGAAATGAGTCCATTAGGAAACACAGAAGCTGATGAAAACCAG CTGAAATTACTTGTAAGACTTATTTTACAACGGTTATTGAAGTCCTATACGAATCCAGATGTACTAAAACCAATGTGTTGGGTACTAGCTATTTTATGTAGAAGATATCCGCTCAAAGAGTATGTTTTggcaaaattgaaacaaaaacttcCAGAACTCTCTTTTCAATATAACTTATCATTTTTAATGATTGTCAATGCCCTGGGAATCGAAGctattattgagatttttctgaaaaatttcgaCATTTTCTTTATTAGATTCAGTATTGAAGAGGACAAAAAGATGAATGGCTATGATGCAACTTCACCCAATTACAAAGAACTTTCTTTTGATTGGCAGCTTTATGGATACCCCATAATG GAGATGTATTATATTCTTGTAAAGAATAATATCTATGAAAGCAAATTCAATAAGTTCCCAGAACTCGCAAATTTCAGTGTTCTTCTCAGCAAGCCACAACAGTCTGAACCAG aagagAACAGAATGATCGATTTCATAAACATGAAAAAGCAGTTGATAAAAACTAGAAGGAAAATTGAGATTCAAAATAATCGTAGATTCCTTCCTTATGAGAGTGTTTTTGAAGTGCCAATTTATAGGACACGAATGAAACAAAAGATGGAAAATCATTACAAAACTAACTACCATATAGGTTGGAAAAAGCAGTCTCATGTTGTTATAGGaaaaacatctcttttattacctgtgatgaaaaataacaattcattcatttcaagaTGTTATGATCACTCTTTGTCTTCATACAATTTATAA
- the LOC123316005 gene encoding uncharacterized protein LOC123316005: MKCTIPEISWHNREPVLSVDLHPDVNSSYKLATGGGDSHVLIWVVNIEENGALKQEVISDLKRHQRSVNVVRWSPSGTYLASADDDANIIIWHMKTDNIPSLDDESNDKEVWIVLKILRGHKEDIYDLCWSPNSLKLLSGSIDNTAILWDMQKGKSEQIMTDHKGFVQGVAWDPKSQYIATISTDRVCRIFDTNGKHIKARISKGTLPVSPEHNLYEKEVKYFHDDTFKSFFRRLSFSPDGSILIVPSGLIVPDEGKSINCTYIFAVETNLPAAILPTVKQCSTVVRCCPIYFELREDGPEPYINLPYRILFAIGTDHDIILYDTQQKAPFARFNNIHYTRLTDLTWSSDGLLLIASSTDGFCTLITFEPEELGVQYVKEESETEDSTLNMSILEDKVNTTKTPEVQVAKVKEVQDKPVVKVLTPRRVKRQSVPEKNKSILSFFKKANDQKKVNEDTNDQNKNNPDPEPTEIEEPSAKKTKIDINCEKIEPEFTASKVEENSSTNLKSSTLAETNVESPYVKLERLDLNIVKKPRRITPSRVSELCSAVETLIKFTSEFIKTRDYQEHNCNSTISIVLNFNQVISCLEFLSKVIREEGQVNLELHECRKIGSNRLEFCLDLVEKTLISDETSNEFGQFLKWMDNALYHISEIDIEKQTVYTMLQSTKNIFEGILAHALSIAQICLDRDSTIIKGSCRTVLNSLTDLENELHKNEPNKAMISLFVKDCSNKLCLLERRVDIAVLKLSLFVFARYCKVLEKIHNFCEVNCKKHFDQEALKSIIADFDIQLDRIFQIGLFAVFCSSNIRSGINIKNCMASLESLEHELVPAMQMILRNGSTTQRISALILKNYWIAEANKLKVSVYEIIDPLAFCGVIHDEISSEIHRIVEDCDKNKDETVFDNIFNIGKVLVEFLLTVVRVEAIKDEQIKERIRKCNAITLEIGAGIDVLDGNNSISNGRLLKRCKILQSQVEKLLVLLKNQDEVRNDDVEGRKHDPTSDEEDETQNMLFSQIMCKGKEILQNRSIMYRTPKKLYQTFGDCNDDHPNSMESMMKKPAIPQMNFSFRSSDSLNQISFEKIFADLSKLTTSVSEK, encoded by the exons atgaAATGTACAATTCCTGAAATTTCCTGGCATAACAGAGAACCTGTACTCAGTGTAGATTTGCATCCGGATGTTAACTCATCCTATAAGTTAGCTACTGGTGGTGGAGATTCTCATGTATTGATATGGGTGGTAAATATAGAAGAAAATGGGGCACTCAAACAAGAAGTAATATCAGATTTGAAGAGACATCAAAGATCAGTAAACGTTGTTAGATGGTCTCCTTCTGGAACATATTTGGCTTCTGCTGATGACGATGCCAATATTATCATTTGGCACATGAAAACCGATAATATCCCTTCATTAGATGATGAATCTAATGATAAAGAAGTATGGATTGTTTTAAAAATTCTAAGAGGCCACAAGGAAGATATTTATGATTTGTGCTGGTCACCGAATAGTCTGAAATTATTGTCAGGCTCTATAGATAATACAGCAATATTGTGGGATATGCAGAAAGGCAAGAGTGAGCAGATAATGACCGATCATAAAGGTTTCGTTCAAGGAGTAGCATGGGATCCAAAAAGTCAATACATTGCAACAATAAGTACTGATAGAGTATGTAGAATATTTGATACGAATGGTAAACATATCAAAGCTAGAATATCCAAAGGTACCTTACCAGTATCTCCAGAACATAATTTATATGAAAAAGAAGTTAAATATTTCCACGATGATACTTTCAAatcatttttcagaagattatCTTTTTCACCTGATGGTTCAATACTGATTGTACCTTCAGGGCTTATTGTTCCTGATGAGGGTAAATCTATCAATTGTACCTATATTTTTGCAGTGGAGACAAATCTTCCTGCAGCTATTTTACCAACGGTGAAACAGTGTAGTACAGTAGTGAGATGTTGtccaatttattttgaattaagaGAAGATGGACCTGAACCTTATATCAATTTGCCATATAGAATCCTTTTTGCAATAGGAACAGATCATGATATAATTTTATATGATACTCAACAAAAAGCTCCATTTGCCAGGTTTAATAACATTCACTATACAAGGCTGACTGATTTGACATGGTCAAGTGATGGATTACTTCTAATAGCATCATCAACAGATGGGTTCTGCACTTTGATAACTTTTGAACCTGAAGAATTGGGAGTTCAGTATGTTAAGGAGGAAAGTGAAACTGAAGATAGTACATTGAATATGTCAATATTGGAGGATAAAGTGAATACTACCAAAACTCCAGAAGTTCAGGTGGCAAAAGTGAAAGAAGTTCAGGATAAACCAGTAGTTAAAGTTCTCACTCCAAGACGTGTGAAAAGACAATCAGttccagaaaaaaataaatctatATTATCTTTTTTCAAGAAAGCAAATGACCAAAAGAAGGTGAATGAAGATACTAATGATCAGAATAAAAATAACCCAGATCCTGAACCAACAGAAATAGAAGAACCCAGTGccaaaaaaactaaaattgatATTAACTGCGAAAAAATAGAACCTGAATTCACTGCGTCAAAGGTGGAagagaattcttcaacaaatttGAAGAGCAGCACTCTGGCTGAAACAAATGTTGAATCTCCATATGTTAAATTAGAAAGATTAGATTTGAATATTGTTAAGAAACCCAGACGTATTACACCAAGTAGAGTTTCA GAATTATGTTCTGCTGTAGAAACCTTAATAAAATTTACTTCAGAGTTTATAAAGACTCGGGATTATCAAGAACACAACTGCAACAGTACAATTtcaattgtattgaattttaatcAAGTGATAAGTTGCTTAGAATTCCTATCCAAAGTAATAAGAGAGGAAGGTCAAGTCAATTTAGAGTTACAT gagtgcAGAAAAATTGGTTCTAATAGACTGGAATTTTGTTTGGATCTTGTTGAAAAAACATTGATATCCGATGAAACATCAAATGAATTTGGTCAATTTTTGAAATGGATGGACAATGCTTTATATCATATTTCTGAGattgatattgaaaaacaaacCGTTTACACTATGTTGCAAAGCACAAAGAATATATTCGAGGGAATTTTAGCCCATGCCTTGTCCATCGCTCAGATATGCTTAGACAGGGACAGTACAATTATTAAAGGAAGTTGTCGAACT gTGTTGAATAGCCTAACTGACCTAGAGAATGAACTGCATAAAAATGAACCAAATAAAGCGATGATTTCTCTTTTTGTAAAAGATTGTAGCAACAAATTATGCTTGTTAGAAAGAAGGGTGGATATAGCTGTACTTAAACTCAGCCTCTTTGTATTTGCCAGATATTGCAAAGTTCtcgaaaaaattcacaatttttgtgaggttaattgtaaaaaacattttgatcAAGAAGCACTCAAATCTATTATAGCAGATTTTGATATACAGCTAGATAGAATATTTCAAATCGGACTATTTGCAGTATTTTGCTCTTCAAACATTAGAA GTGGAATCAACATAAAAAATTGTATGGCTAGTTTAGAATCATTGGAGCATGAATTAGTTCCTGCTATGCAAATGATATTGAGGAACGGTTCTACGACTCAGAGGATATCTGCCCTAATATTAAAGAATTACTGGATAGCTGAAGCAAATAAACTTAAAGTATCAGtttatgaaattattgatccCTTAGCATTTTGTGGA GTTATCCATGATGAAATATCCTCTGAAATTCATAGGATCGTTGAGGACTGTGACAAAAATAAAGATGAAACTGTCTTtgacaatattttcaatattggtAAAGTACTGGTTGAATTTTTACTAACAGTTGTAAGGGTTGAAGCTATTAAGGATGAACAAATCAAAGAAAGAATAAGAAAATGTAACGCAA TTACTTTAGAGATAGGAGCAGGGATTGATGTACTAGATGGTAATAATTCTATATCAAATGGTAGGTTGTTGAAAAGATGCAAAATTTTGCAATCACAAGTGGAAAAATTGTTAGTACTTTTAAAGAACCAGGATGAAGTGAGAAATGATG ATGTGGAAGGGAGAAAACATGACCCAACGTCAGATGAAGAAGATGAAACTCAGAATATGCTTTTCAGTCAAATAATGTGTAAAGGAAAGGAAATATTACAAAATAGAAGTATCATGTATAGGACACCTAAAAAATTATACCAAACATTTGGAGACTGCAATGATG ATCATCCAAATTCTATGGAATCTATGATGAAAAAGCCTGCTATTCCCCAAATGAATTTTTCTTTTCGATCATCAGATTCATTGAACCAAAtaagttttgaaaaaatttttgcagACTTGAGTAAATTGACTACATCGGTTTCAGAGAAATAA
- the LOC123315470 gene encoding uncharacterized protein LOC123315470, with product MNSLNIGWWNSTKLHTFKIYNLEENDVVETAKLKIMKMLHISDEEKLELIYRGVIMKNFEKISNYIKDNKSLIFMIKMEDIHTRTENYPKKDLQKIFEKYNEAYLQPGFKEIILRVIKRETITDLLDAIPELSEDLVALSIIKDISLFETILKPSVMKDQLKKHPTLLMSVDYLIREVIKNTNGRLRSSVHLTDEDYSESDDIEIDFDTPNVSGFNHNNIPLFSFSDDGGIVGTLIHSNIFEDVLMDVLDDQRDEGGQALENNPSSLSTQLHQMHELGLFDDLLNFRALQIAGGNVQHAVDLILNRIIE from the exons atgaatagcTTGAATATAGGGTGGTGGAACTCCACAAAACTACAtactttcaaaatatataatctAGAGGAAAATGATGTTGTTGAAACAGCCaagttgaaaattatgaaaatgttaCATATAAGTGATGAAGAAAAATTAG AATTGATTTATCGTGGAGTTATTatgaaaaactttgaaaaaatttccaattatATAAAAGACAATAAGTCACTAATTTTCATGATAAAAATGGAAGACATACATACTAGGACTGAAAATTACCCAAAAAAAGATTTgcagaaaatattcgaaaaatacaaTGAGGCTTATTTGCAGCCTGGATTCAAAGAAATCATACTG AGAGTCATTAAACGAGAAACGATAACTGATCTTTTGGATGCTATTCCTGAACTCTCTGAAGATTTAGTTGCATTGTCAATTATCAAGGATATAAGTCTTTTTGAAACAATCCTGAAACCCAGTGTAATGAAAGATCAGCTGAAGAAGCATCCAACGTTGCTTATGTCTGTGGATTATTTGATTCGCGAAGTAATAAAAAACACGAACGGAAGATTACGTTCTTCGGTTCATCTAACAGATGAAGATTATTCTGAATCTGATGATATAGAAATTGATTTCGATACACCCAATGTATCTGGcttcaatcataataatataCCATTATTTTCCTTTTCGGATGATGGTGGTATTGTAGGAACGTTAATCCATAGTAACATTTTTGAAGATGTGCTTATGGACGTTTTAGACGATCAAAGAGACGAAGGTGGACAAGCCCTAGAGAACAATCCATCCAGTCTGTCGACTCAGCTTCATCAAATGCATGAATTGGGGCTATTTGACGATTTactcaatttcagagctcttcAAATAGCAGGAGGAAACGTGCAACACGCGGTAGatttaattttgaatagaattATTGAATAA